The Prochlorococcus marinus str. MIT 1214 sequence TATTGTATTTTTAATTATCTCTCCACCGTTAGTACAGAGAACCATTACGCTGCATACTTTTGCACTTCTGTAAGGACTGTCGCCAAGAGCAGTTAAAATTTTCTCTATCTTTTTTTCATTTGTGTCTGCAAGTCGCGCAGAAAAGATACCGGGAGCATTGCCAAGAGAATCAATTTCAAGTCCAGAATCATCAGCAATAGTCCAACTATTAGTTAATGCTGCTGCTGCTTTTGCTTTCAATATTGCATTATCAAGGTATGTTTTTCCTGTTTCTTCAACATCAAGAGAGCTAGGTTGTTTTTTAACTTCAATTGGGAGAGGCCCAAGCATTGCCTCTATTTCGGCAACCTTCTTGGGATTACCACTAGCTATGGTTATTAGTGGATTTTTCAAATCGAATAATTTAACTAGATCTATATAGTCTTACAGGAAGAAGTTAAAAACAATAGTCGTTGAATTTTTTAGATGATTTTGAGACAGTTTTGGGTGAACATTCCAACCCTGACGAAGCCAGGACACTGTCTCTTGCGAAAAAATACCTACACGAACAAGTTTACGCAATGCAATATCAGTATGTCCTAACCATTGATCGAACAGCGTTACTCAACTGTCGTAGCAAGGGTGATAAGTTCAGCTTATATATGGGACTAGAAACTGTAATCAGCGCTATTAGAAAATCCCCTTGACTAATTGCTCTTTGGCGGGCCATTGTCCCTCCTGAACATTCCATCCCTTTACTGAAATAGGACATGGCTAGCGAAACAATGGGTATTGCTCTCGGCATGATCGAGACACGCGGATTAGTACCAGCTATTGAAGCTGCTGACGCGATGACCAAGGCGGCAGAAGTGCGCTTGATTGGTCGTGAGTTTGTTGGAGGTGGTTACGTAACAGTTTTAGTTCGTGGTGAAACTGGTGCGGTAAACGCCGCAGTTCGTGCAGGTGCAGACGCTTGTGAGCGTGTAGGTGACGGACTCGTTGCAGCTCACATCATTGCTCGTCCTCATCGTGAAGTTGAGCCTGCTTTGGGTAACGGTAACTTCTTGGGTCAGAAGGACTGATTTTTGACTAAGTCCTAAGAGGAGAGGACTTTTCAAATTTTCAACCTTCTAAACTAATTAACAGGAGCTATCAATGGCTAAAAAGTATGATGCTGGAGTTAAGGAGTATAGAGATACTTACTTCACTCCTGACTATGTCCCCCTAGATACTGACCTACTTGCATGTTTCAAATGCACCGGTCAGGAAGGTGTACCAAAGGAAGAGGTTGCAGCAGCTGTTGCGGCTGAATCATCTACAGGTACATGGTCAACAGTTTGGTCTGAATTACTAGTAGATCTTGAGTTCTACAAAGGCCGCTGTTACCGCATCGAAGATGTCCCTGGAGACAAGGATGCCTTCTATGCATTTATTGCCTATCCATTAGATCTTTTTGAAGAAGGATCTATAACTAACGTTTTGACATCACTTGTTGGAAACGTCTTTGGTTTTAAAGCCTTGCGCCATCTTCGTCTTGAAGATATTCGCTTCCCAATGGCATTTATCAAAACCTGCGGCGGACCTCCTAGTGGAATCGTAGTTGAACGTGATCGTCTTAATAAGTACGGTCGTCCATTACTTGGTTGTACTATTAAACCGAAACTAGGACTCTCAGGTAAAAACTACGGTCGAGTGGTGTACGAATGTCTAAGAGGCGGTCTTGATCTAACTAAAGATGATGAGAACATTAACTCTCAGCCATTCCAGCGTTGGAGAGAGCGTTTTGAATTCGTGGCTGAAGCGGTAAAGCTAGCCCAACAGGAAACTGGTGAAGTTAAAGGTCATTACCTTAACTGTACAGCGACTACTCCTGAGGAGATGTATGAGCGTGCTGAGTTTGCTAAAGAACTCGATATGCCAATCATCATGCATGACTACATAACTGGTGGTTTTACAGCTAATACAGGTTTGGCTAATTGGTGTCGTAAGAACGGCATGCTTCTTCATATTCAC is a genomic window containing:
- a CDS encoding non-canonical purine NTP pyrophosphatase; its protein translation is MKNPLITIASGNPKKVAEIEAMLGPLPIEVKKQPSSLDVEETGKTYLDNAILKAKAAAALTNSWTIADDSGLEIDSLGNAPGIFSARLADTNEKKIEKILTALGDSPYRSAKVCSVMVLCTNGGEIIKNTIGICWGEILKKPAYPNGEFESLFWVRETNCTYGELNNAQLSKHGSRGKAARELAPYLLKAIGIKNN
- a CDS encoding BMC domain-containing protein; translation: MASETMGIALGMIETRGLVPAIEAADAMTKAAEVRLIGREFVGGGYVTVLVRGETGAVNAAVRAGADACERVGDGLVAAHIIARPHREVEPALGNGNFLGQKD
- a CDS encoding form I ribulose bisphosphate carboxylase large subunit; translated protein: MAKKYDAGVKEYRDTYFTPDYVPLDTDLLACFKCTGQEGVPKEEVAAAVAAESSTGTWSTVWSELLVDLEFYKGRCYRIEDVPGDKDAFYAFIAYPLDLFEEGSITNVLTSLVGNVFGFKALRHLRLEDIRFPMAFIKTCGGPPSGIVVERDRLNKYGRPLLGCTIKPKLGLSGKNYGRVVYECLRGGLDLTKDDENINSQPFQRWRERFEFVAEAVKLAQQETGEVKGHYLNCTATTPEEMYERAEFAKELDMPIIMHDYITGGFTANTGLANWCRKNGMLLHIHRAMHAVIDRHPQHGIHFRVLAKCLRLSGGDQLHTGTVVGKLEGDRQTTLGYIDNLRESFVPEDRTRGNFFDQDWGSMPGVFAVASGGIHVWHMPALLAIFGDDSCLQFGGGTHGHPWGSAAGAAANRVALEACVKARNAGREIEKESRDILLEAAKHSPELAIALETWKEIKFEFDTVDKLDVQ